The following nucleotide sequence is from Trifolium pratense cultivar HEN17-A07 linkage group LG2, ARS_RC_1.1, whole genome shotgun sequence.
acctcgtgTACGAACACGGAATTATCGAAACTCTATTCCCCTAGGAaccaaatgattaaaaaaaatgaacgttaacaacaacaaataggATTATTGAACTGaatatttcatcaagaaaaccATTCTATATATAtgctttgtcaaaaaaaaaaaaaaccattctaTATGCATTtccttatatatttttcattcggAATTCACAGGGAAAGGAAATTTGGTGACTTGTTCTACGAAGAAGAACTCAGAATTATTTAATGGTGTTCTAGGAGGTTTAGGCCAATTTGGGATTATAACCCGGGCAAGAATAGCTCTAGGGCCAGCACCCAAGAGGGTAAGTAACTTAATTCAATGTATATATCAACACAATAATATTtgatataacaataaaaataatttaattctCATGCTATATTTTTCCTTTGTTCTTGATAAGATGATTACACTCTCCTTAATTACTTACtaataattaaacaaacatttaattaatttcttgtAGGTAAAGTGGCTCCGTTTATTTTACAACGACTTCTCTACATTTTCTGGAGATCAAGAGCATCTAATCTCAGTAAATGGAATAAATGAAACTAATGCACCAAATTATGTAGAAGGCATGTTGTTGCTAAATCAGCCACCACTAGACCTATCCTTTTATCCACAAATTGATCAACCTCGCATAACTTCCCTAGTAACCCAATTTGGCATCATCTACATCATTGAGCTTGTCAAATATTACGATGATAACTCTAAAGATCATATTGATCAGGTAATTAACcatgctattttttttgtttttttgttttaccaCCAGTATCCGACTCACTTGACTATCAATCTGGTATGAGGTCAGTTCTAGCATTAAGTGATTTCAGCCTCTCCGATCGTAGTTGcaggggatcgaactgtgatcaTCCCTACCATGTCCGGCGCTAATCACACTGGATCAActaacaattgtttttttattttatttttgatttgtatgattaagattaattaatttattcacTAACCTATATTTGTTCTTGTTTATTAAATAGGAAATTGAAAATTTGGTTCAAGGGTTGAAGTTTATACCTacatttatatttgaaaaagaTACATCCTACGAAGAATTTCTAAATAGAGTCCATTTTGATGAGCTTGCACTAAGGACACAAGGGCTTTGGGACATCCCTCATCCttggttaaatatatttgttccAGGATCTAGAATTTCTGATTTTGATGAAGGTGTGTTCAAGGGTATTATCCTTAAACAAAATATTACTGCAGGACTTGTAATAGTCTACCCACTGAACCGAACAAAGTAAGTTTTTATgataaatatcttaaatttcattttttagtttaaataaaaaatttcagtaaGTTTTGGTCACTCAAATATTTTCAGTTATAATTTTTGGTTCTGTTTTTAAGTCAAGTTATGTGTATTATTcgaatttttgatttttttttccgcAATCATGTttagtatattataaaaatctctATTGCaaggatttatttatttttaacaaatgatGAAACTAAaacttgttgaaattttttataggggCTAAAAcctaattttgatatatttataagaaacaaaaatttatttaacccttaaatgattaattaattaattacaatcattcaaatttacaagcatatttatatatatgtggATTAATTCACAGGTGGGATGATAACATGTCAGCAGTTACACCTAATGAAGAAATTTTCTACATTGTGAGTCTTTTGCGTACAACTGGGTTTGATAAGTTGGAAGCATTTCAGGCTCAAAACCAACAAATATTACAATTTTGTAAGGATGTTGGTATAGGGATAAAACAATATCTCCCACTAAATAAATCACATGAAGAATGGGTGGAGCATTTTGGCCTCAAATGGGAAACTTTTGAGAAAACAAAAGCTCAATTTGATCCCAATAAAATATTGTCACCTGGGCAAACGATTTtcaattaagcaaaaaataagttatatgtGACTACTTTTCTATTTTATCTAatcttttcattttaatttgttgtacaaaatctTTTAAGCAATTAATTACTAGTATGTTTTCTAGCTTGTCATAATTGAATATATGTACATTAATTTGTTTGTATAATCTGTACACAAGTGATTTAACTagattcaataaaaaaaagttactataGATCAGATAAACTTTGTATAACACATGTTTACTATATATTTTTGCTCTGATTTTGAGATCGCTATATCTTTACTCCGTTTTTCTCAATCTTGTGGATACTTCATTATATTTATCTatcttaaaagataaaatttttaGCCATTAAACTACCtgatccaaaataaaaataaaaaatcaaacaactaGTTTAACAGGTCCAACATATGTTTGACCACTTTTTACCTtcttttgtacttttttttttgtttttatattaatatataatatatttgtcattaaaaaaaattcagttcaaCATTGTTAACCTTTCTTGGCTTTGGTTCATAGGGAGAGCGGGTTGTAATTTTTCTTATGATTATTCTAATTGGTGTAGTAATCCCTTAGACTGTTTGTAATGTAGTTAAGAATTACTTCTTTTGAATGGTAAGAGATTGAACACcctttgtactccttataattcatacttttgcttataaaaaaaaaattaaacacgaaagattaataaaatacgacaaaaaaaatacataaaccAATTATAATTTAtgcgttaaaaaaaaaacctattatAATTTAATCTCTATGGTTCAACTTTAATTTAAAgcccatttttttattataggtCCATATTATAATAAACCACTCTTCTTCATCTTAGGTTTTAGTCATATATACTGCTGCTGGTTATAGTTATTGTTGAAGATTTTTTGTCCAGGTGATAGAATCATTCTAGGATCAAATTGATGTTTTCTTTCCAAGAATCTCATCCATTTATTGCCAAAATGATTTTCCCAATCTTCCTGTGTGCTGTAGTTGGGAAGATATTGCTTAACTTTAATGCCAACATGACTACAAAACTCCAAAATTTCTTTGTTTTGAGCTTCATATTCTTTCCAATTATTAAATCCACTTGAGTGTAAAAATCCAACTGCATAGAAGATATCCTCATTTGGTGTAATTGTTGACATTCTATCATCCCACCTGTATTTAAATTTCATGtaactaattaataattattcttttttcttaaaaaaaaagaatttttaaaatgtcGCGATAGACAAATTATTACCAAGTCTAGTATTCAAAGATACAAAGTCAAACTGTTACCGTTAAACTGATTGCAggaattatataataatatggaTATTTAGAAAATTACTAAATGATCATGATGATTCAAAGTATAAGATATTTCAAGGGCTTACTTGCTTTTATTCATGGGGTAAACCAAAACAATTCCATTGGTGATGTTTCTTTTAAGAATTATATCCTTGAATACGCCAGAATTAAATTCCAAGATTTGAGATTTTGGTACAAATAAATTGAGCCATGGGTGAGGAACATCCCATAGTCCTTGTGATTGAAGCTTCAACTCTCCACTTCGGACTCTATTCAAGAACTCAACATATGGCACATTTTTCTCATAATAAAGTCCAGGGATATAGGCTAGTCCTTGAAGCATAACTTGAATTTCCTACATACATTGTCAAAGAAATTAGAGGAAACAATCATTTTAGTTCCTGAATATACAACTCGATGTCATTCTGGTCCTTAACTCATTagtcattaaaaaatataaaatagttcCTGATTTTGCAATCTGTTAGTCATTTTGGTCATCGGCATTAAAAATGACTGTTAACTTCACACAATAACTGATGTAACATTTTTTTGGGGGACACATGATACGTTGAGTAGGCATTAATTAGACAAGTAGCGTGATGATATGGCCATAGaccaaaatgacaaaaaaaatttcttcattttttcataTTCTTCCTCTTATTCTTCTTCATACATTCATCAATATAACCCAAAATTTTAAACCCaaccttttaaaaaaatcatctataaaaatAGATGGACCATAATTTAAAATGAGGCTTAATAGACATTATTTCATTTAAACCTACATTATAGAATTATGGAGTTAGTCAACCTAATAGTAAATCCAACTCCAAACTTTAGACccactagtaaaaaaaaaaatttgctattTGATTTGATAAAGTGTACTGTATATAATAtaactaacaaaaaaaactacaccAGGTACTCTCCCACCTAAAGTAAAAAAGATCACACTGAAAATTTGTTTAGGCCCCACAGAATCTTGAATTGGCTCTGCAATCCAAGCTAGAAAACCTAATTCTATGTATGTaagtatatattaattaataaaaagttatatGTAATAACTAGAATTTTGTTTCGTAGTTCTGCCCTTTTCTTC
It contains:
- the LOC123906086 gene encoding cytokinin dehydrogenase 3-like — translated: MANYFIFPKTLIILLCLNSVVHPIEALSQPWSLLDAPKEILQNLIRDPLSLSLASTDFGHIIHQNPVAIFAPSSTKDISKLIKFSNSLPIPFTIAARGQGHSVNGQSMTNDGVVVNMTELNKGFGNNGSSGIVVFDNFVDVGGEQIWIDVLHATLEKGLTPLTWTDYLYLSVGGTLSNAGISGQTSRFGPQISNVLELDVVTGKGNLVTCSTKKNSELFNGVLGGLGQFGIITRARIALGPAPKRVKWLRLFYNDFSTFSGDQEHLISVNGINETNAPNYVEGMLLLNQPPLDLSFYPQIDQPRITSLVTQFGIIYIIELVKYYDDNSKDHIDQEIENLVQGLKFIPTFIFEKDTSYEEFLNRVHFDELALRTQGLWDIPHPWLNIFVPGSRISDFDEGVFKGIILKQNITAGLVIVYPLNRTKWDDNMSAVTPNEEIFYIVSLLRTTGFDKLEAFQAQNQQILQFCKDVGIGIKQYLPLNKSHEEWVEHFGLKWETFEKTKAQFDPNKILSPGQTIFN